The Haloarcula sp. H-GB4 genome segment ACGAGTATCGGTGCGAGTCCGCGCTCAGCCCCGACCAAGGTCATGACAAACAGGAGCCCGCTTCCGGCCGCGAACCCTGCCACCTGCCGGGACAGCACCTCCGCGCCGACTAGTTCGGTCAGCAGCGCAACGAGCCCGCGGAGGACGACGACCGAAATCAAGACGCCTATGAGCAATACGGTAGCCGAGCCGTAATGGCCGCCCCCGGTGAATGTGGGCGCTACTCGCCGGGTCACGCCGGCGGCAGTAAGGATCAGCCCGCCCAGCAGCAGTCCCACAGAGGCCACGATACTGCCAGTCTGCCGTGCCAGTGACCGTCCGGGATCGTCCCCAAGCCACTGTAGCAGCCACTGGCGGAGCCGTTCGACGATGAGGATAGCCAGTAACGCAATGCTCCCGGCCGCAAGGGGGAGATGGAGCGGGCCACTGAAGGCGACCCGAAGAGCCGACCCGAGCACCGGGAGGCTGTTGAGGAAGCGGTCGAACAGTTGCTGTGCCGTCGGAACAAACGCCACGAGCAACTGCAGGCCAATGGCGGCCTTGAACGGTGTGTTGATGTCACACCAACTCGTCCCCAGCAGTTCCAGCCGCCCGAGCGCCCGGTCAGTCGTCGTCGTGGGTTCTGGAATCCACGACTCCAGCGTCTTTGTGGCTCGGTCCAGCAACAGCAGGGCAAGGAGGACCCCGACCTGTAGCGTCACGAAGCCCACGAGCGGATGGAGCGAGAAGCCGACGACGACACGGACGAGTACCCAGGGCAACCTGATGGCAGCGGCAACGGCACAGACGATTGTGATGATGATGCCGACGACCAGTACCACGAAACTCTCATTGAGCATCGCCGAGAGTTCATTCGTCGCATCGGCCGGTGGCACCAGCCCACTACTCGCGTCGATGACAACAAGTGTGGCAGCCAGCGGGAACCCGAGCGCCACAATGAGCGACCAGTAGTCAGTCGCCACTAGCACGGTCCCACAGAACACGCCCGCGCCGATAACGATAGCAAGGCTGCCGCCGGCGATGCGTTCGTGAGTATCGCTGCGGAGCGCCCAGACCCCGGCCGCGATACAGAGCCCGCCGACGAAGCCGGCCAGCACCGGTATTGGGTCCACGACAGCGAGGCCAAGGACGAGTGAGACAAGCACCGCGACCGTTCCAGCCAGTGCTGCGCTCGATGCCGCCGGTCGGCTGTCGAGTTCCGTCATGCCCACCGCTCCGTTGCGCGAATGAGGGCCTTAGCAAGCGGTTCCGTAGGCGTCCAGTCGACGACTCGAACTGTCCCTCGCAGGGTGTCGAGGCGGGCCGTCCGGTCGATTTGCTCGACGGTACGTCCCGGGCTGTCACCGGTCGTCATATCTGGGCTGACGACCGTGACCGCGTGTCCGTACGCGGCGAGCCGTTTCGCCGCATCGGCTGCCCGGTCATCGAGCAGGGGCGTACAGAACACGACCTGTGACTCGCTCGGTATCGATCGGTCGAGCGTCGCCACCGCGTCGCCGCCGTCGGCGATGCCGTACCGATCTGCCATCTTGGTCGGCGACTGCATTCGCCGGCTTCGGGTGCTGGTGTCGAGCAGCGATGAACCACGGGTCCCTGACGACCCACTCACAACCTCTCTCAGGAACGCCTCCAATCGCTGTTCCTGTGCCCGGTTGGCCGACGGCTGTAGCGTCTCGCAACTGTCGTAGACGGCGGCACCCACGCGGTTGTCCATCCCCAGAAGCGCCGACCCGACCTGCTGGGCCGCGTAGGCACAGAACTGGACCGCTGTGGGCGCGTTTACCTCGCCCGCAATGGAGTGTCGGGAATCTACCAGCGTGATGACGGTGGCCGCTCGCGTCTCCTTGAACTCGACTGTTGCAAGCTCGTTTGTCTTCGCGAGGCGGTTCCAGTCGACGCGACTCATCGGGTCCGAGGACTGGTGCTCGCGGATAGCGTAGAAAGCGAGCCCGTTCCCGCCGGCATCCGTCGGGACACGCCCGGACTGTGCCAATGTCTGGCCCGAGAGTGGGACAGTGTCAACACTGGCACTGCACGAGAGCGTCGTCTCGACGCTGACTTGCTCGGCGAATTCGACGGTCCCGGTTAGGTTTCGGCAGACGATTGCCACGTCGGTGAAGGCGTGGTCACCGCGCCGGGCTTCGACGGTGTAGGTGACCGAATCCGATGCCCCGGCTTCAAGATGGGTTCCAAACCGCGGGGTGCCGTCGATGACTTCCAGCCGCTCCGGAACGCCGTCGAGGACGCGAACGTCGGGTAACGTCGCGTCCCCGTCGTTCGTGAGCGTCAGCGTCACTGTCACCTCTGCGCCGGGGAGCGGGTCGGTCGGTTCGACGTGGCGCTCGACCGTGAGCGTCGGCTCTGGGTCACCGATGGCCGCCTGATAGGCTGCGTACACCAGCGCCACCGCTGCGACCATGAAAACCGCCGGGTTCCCGGTGACAATACCGGCCCCGCCGGCCACTAGCGCGGCCGAGACGCCGACGTTGCGCTGTGTGGTCTCGCGTGTTCTCACGCGTGCTCACCCCGCTGGAGGCGGCGTATCTCGGCCGTCGCCGCCTCGACCTTTCGGTCGAACCCTTCGCCGCTGGCCCAGTCCCGTAGCTGCATCTCGATTGGCGGGTCGGGCGCGTCCGGGCCGCCAAGGAAGGTGGCTGCCCGGCGGTTGTCTGTCCACGAACCAGTTCGGACTTCCCGGGCCGCCGCCTCCACCGACAGATCTGCTGTTTCGACCAGCATCTGTCGCGCGGCCTCACGGAGCCTGTTCCTGATTTCCGACGCATAGCTCGCTTCGAGGCCGTTGTATGGGTCGACGCGCCCGTCGATTTTTCTGAGCAACTCGTCGATATCGTCACCGACTATATCGTCGGATTCTGTCTGGGTTGCTTCCGGTTCTAGCAGTTCATCGAGCAGTTCCGTCGACTTGTCGCCTGTCTCGTCGTCATGATACGGGTCACGCGGCTGACGCCCCTTTACCGGCGGCAGAGCGGAGTCCTGTGTCCGAACGACAGAATACAGGCCGAAAAGGCCGACAACGGCGGCGCTGACGCTTGCAACAAGCTGTAGTTGCTTGGCCGTTCTGCTCCCGACATCCGGAAGGACCGAGGGGAAAGTAACGACGAACACTGCCCCGGCAAGCGCGGCGAGTCCCAGCAGGGTGTACCGAACGAACCTGCGCCCCGGTGTTGGGCGGTCGACACTGACATCGATGGTTGCGCTGGCAGTTTCTCCCTGTCGTGACTCTGCGTCAGTCATCAGTCGTCACCCCCGTTGAGGAGCTGTCTGAGGGCGGTCCGAGCCGATTCGACTCGGTCACCGGTCGCCGGTCTCCCGCCGTATTCGACCTCCCGAAAGCGGACAGTTAGCCGGCGCACGGGCTCGGCCGGGAGCCCGCTGTCGATAGCCCGGCGAGCGTACTCCCCGGGCGTCGCCGTCTCGGGGTCTGACACTGACACGCGGTCAGCTAGCAGCGCCCAGGCCTCTTGCACCGATAATGAATCGATGTCCGGCCCGTCGTCTGCCTCGGCTGTCGATTCGGCGGCCGCTGACCCGCTGGCCTTCGAATCTGATGAGCCAAACAGCGACGGGCTGTCGACACCACTCCGAACGGAGGTAAGGAAGCCGCCAGTCCCGCCGAAGCCGCTGAGGGCTTTGAACGGCGCGACTGAGAGCGATCCGAGCGCACTCGGCAGGCCGGCGACGCCCCGCAGTGACATTGTGCCGACCGATCCGACTCCTGTCGCCAATCCGGTCAGGATACCGCCTGAGACGGCACTGATACCGGCCCCGACTCGTGAGAGCGCCGACGACCCCGAGAGCAACGCGGCGGTTGTTACCTGCGGAATCCGGCCGATGGTCCGCCCGATCGTCCCGTTCGAAATCGCCGAGACGACCGTCCCGACCAGCTCATCCAGAATCGGGTGCAGTTGGAGTCCAGCGTCTGTTGACCCATCACTCTCCGCGTTCGATGCGGCCCGGATGACACCGACTGCGACAACGCCGAACCCGCCGATCAGCGCCAGCCCGAACAGTTTCACCAGAATAGGGGACCCACTATCTTCGCCGTCGCCGGCTGCCGGCGTTTCTGTCGCCGTCTCTGTCGGTGTTGGCGTCGCTGTCGCCGCCGGCTCATCGCTCGTTACCCGTGGTGTCGTCTCTACCCCATCGCTTGTCGCTACCGGCGTCGGCCCACCGTCGATTTCGTCGGGCGCTGTTCCGTCGGGTGTGGCTGGCCCGCTCGCTCGGCTGTCGAGGGGGCCGCTCGACTCGAACTTGACGCCGATTGCGCCGGGAAACAGCGCCGTGCCGAACAGCACAGCGACTGCACAGAGGAGGGCGAGGGCGGCACGCACCAGCTTTGTTGACACTACGGCACCGTTTCCGGCGGTAGAGTAAATATTTTCCCTCACTACCGGACTGTCCGAGCAGAAAACCTTTCATTCGCTGTGGGTATAGCAGAACCACCGCTATGCGGACACTGACCCGCCGTATGCTGTGGACCCTCCTGCTCCTCCTCGCCGTCGACATCGCTGTGGTCGCGACCGCAGCGGTGCTCCTGACGCCCTGGCTTGCGCCGGTGCGGGATGTTGTCGCGTCTCACCTCCCGTTCGGTGGAGCATCGGCACGTATCGCCTGGTGGGTGGCCGTTCTTGCCCCCGCCCTCGTGGCGTTTGTCTGGGCACAGCTCCGGTACACCAGCGCCCAGACGATGGCCGAGGTTGACGCTCGTATCGTCGGTCCCGAGGAGTACCCCGAACTCTACGAACGAGTCCAGCGGCTCGCACAACTGGCTGACCTCACGCCACCACGGATTGCCGTCACGGATACCGACGTACCGAACAGCTTCGCTATCGGGACGCTTGGCGGCGCGACGGTGGTTGTCAGCGAGGGGCTCCTCTCAACGCTCGACGGCGACGAACTTGACGCCGTACTGGCCCACGAACTCATGCACGTCGCCAACCGCGACGCGACTGTCATGACGCTGGCCAGCTTCCTTCCGTCGCTGACCAACGGGGAGTATGACCCGCTTGCAGACCTGCTCCCGGGCGGAAGCCGATACGCGCTCGGACTGGTCGCGCTTGGTTTCGCGTACGTGTTCAGCGCCCGGGTGCTTGCAGCCCCTTTCGGAAGCCTCTCGTTCACGCTGGGGTTCCTGTTTCTGTTTGCGGTGACTGTCCTGCTGGGTAGCGTCGCGCTGGGTGTGTTTACTGCCCCCGTTGTCGTCCTCGGGCGGTCGCTCTCACGCGCTCGGGAGTTTGCCGCTGACCGGAGCGCGGCCCAGTTGACCGGAGACCCTGCCGCGCTCGTCGAGGCGTTAGAGACACTCGACGGCGGGGGCCACGGTCGTCCGGGAACAGACAAACGCTCCGCGTACGCGGGCGTCCGTGGACTGTGCTTCCTTCCTTACGGGTTCGATACAGAGGCGTCGAGCGATTCGCTGTCTATCGAAACGCGGTCCCATCCACCGACAGCCGAGCGGATCGAGCGACTGCAGTCAGTCGCACGCTCGCTCGAAACCGGGCCATAGCGACTGCTCTAAGCCGTTTCGGCATCGACCGCCGTACGGTCGACCCGGGAAACTGTTACAGCAATCCCTATCAGTCTGAATCCTGATCGACGCTCGGATGCATCGTCGGCTCGCCCGGCATCGGCTCTTCGAAGTACCGCCGCATGACCTCAAGCGATTCTTGTTCGCGTTTCTTGCGCTCCGCCTCGTCGATTTCCTCACAGCCCGGCGGAACCGGGCGGTCCCGATCGGTGAAATACCCCTCTGGCGCGGTCCAGTCGTGATAGAAGTCGATGTCGGCGTCTTCGAGCAGCGTGAGCCCGACCTGTGCGCCGTGGCCCGCAGCGACGATAGTCTGGTGGTGCTGCTCGGCCAGGCGGCCGGCCGCGTACAGCCCTTCGACGTCGGTCCGACCCTGTTCGTCGGTCGAGATGAACTGTTTCGACCCCCGGTCGATGAACGATAGATCCAGCCCCTCCAGATACGACGGGTCCGACCAGGACGCGGCGATGAGGTACGTCGCGTCATACGACTCATCATCAGCACAGGCTACCTCGAAGCCCTCCTCAGTTTCCGTCACCTGTTCGGCCTCGCCGTCGATGAACCAGACGCCGGCGCGCCGCGCCTGTGCCCGCATGAGTTCGAGCAGGAGCCGGGGGTTGATTCCCGCTGGAAATCCGGGGTAGTTTTCGAGATGTGCGTTGCGGTTTAGTATCGACTCACCGGTCGAGATGATGCGTGTCGACAGGTCGGCCCGAGCGGTGTAGATCGCCGCCGACAGTCCGGCGACGCCGCCGCCCACGATAATGACTTCTTCGCGGTCGGTTGGCATGGACGGATGTTTCCAGCGGGGACCAAGAAACGTGCCGGTTTGATACCTATAGACGGAGAGCGGCCAGTAACGGCCCCCTCAAGGCACATGCCGGGCGATACAGTTTCTGAGACTACCCGAAGCCTCATAACGATACACCTACTAAAGGCGTCGTAATGACCGACACCGTCGACGAGGTCGATATGCCGTACGACGATGACGCGTCTCAGCAACAGAAGATCGAGGCGCTGCAGGAGCGGCTAGAGGTGCTCGAATCGCAGAACGAGGAGATGCGCGACAAACTGCTGGACGCGAACGCGGAGAACAACAAGTACCAGCAGAAGCTCGAACGGCTCACGCACGAGAACAAGAAGCTCAAGCAGTCACCGCTGTTTGTCGCGACCGTTCAGGAGCTCTCCAGTGATGGCGTGATTATCAAGCAGCACGGCAACAACCAGGAGGCCCTGACAGAGGTCACTGACGAGATGCGCGAGGACCTTGAGCCCGACGACCGCGTCGCCGTCAACAACTCACTCTCTATCGTCAAGCAACTCGACGACGAGACTGACGTTCGCGCTCGCGTGATGCAGGTCGACCAGTCGCCGGATGTCACCTTTGCTGACATCGGTGGCATCGAGGAGCAGATGGAAGAGGTCCGCGAGACCGTCGAGATGCCGCTGAAGAGCCCCGAAATGTTCGAGGATGTCGGCATTGACCCACCGAGCGGTGTCCTGCTACACGGCCCGCCCGGCACCGGGAAAACGATGCTGGCGAAGGCCGTCGCCAACGAGACCGACGCGACCTTCATCAAGATGGCCGGCTCCGAACTGGTCCACAAGTTCATTGGCGAGGGCGCGAAGCTCGTCCGCGACCTGTTCGAACTGGCCCGTCAGGAGGAGCCAGCCGTCGTCTTCATCGATGAGATCGACGCCATCGCGGCCAAGCGAACGGAGTCGAAGACCTCCGGCGACGCCGAGGTCCAGCGGACGATGATGCAACTGCTCTCGGAGATGGACGGCTTCGACGACCGCGGCGACATCCGTATCATCGCCGCGACGAACCGCTTCGATATGCTTGATCGGGCCATTCTCCGCCCCGGCCGCTTCGACCGGCTCATCGAAGTCCCGAACCCCGACATCGAAGGGCGCAAGCAGATCTTCCAGATCCACACCCGAAGCATGAACGTCGCCGATGACGTGGACTTCGAGACGCTGGCCGAGGACATTCAGGATGCCTCCGGTGCTGACGTGAAAGCCACCTGTACTGAGGCCGGGATGTTCGCCATCCGCGACGACCGGACCGAGGTCACGATGGCGGACTTCCACAACGCTTGGGAGAAGATTCAGCAGGAAGAGACCGACGACGAGGACGTTTCCCGGACGTTCGCCTGATTTCGGTAGCGCTTCTCTCCGATTCTCCGCGCTTTTGTAGGTCCGTAGTCACCGCTTCGACCTGCAATTTCGCTGTCGTGCTCGCCCGTTTCAGAACACAGTTACCATTCCGGTCCTGAATCATGGGCATGGCCGTCGCAGACACACTCCAGTCGCGTGCCCGCGCTCGTCCGCGGCTCGTCACCGCCGTCGTCTCGGTCGTTGGCTACGCGCTCGTGTTCGGCGCGTTTGGTGGCGTCTTACCGTTGCCAGAGTTCTCGAATGACACCGTTATTCTGCTAGGTGATGCAATCGCCGTCGTCAACAGTATCGCCCTGCTCGCAATCATCGTCGGCGTCTACTTCATCAAGAACAATCAGGTACAGAAACACCGCGCGGCCATGCTGACCGCGTTCACGCTCATCATGGTGTTTCTGGCCCTGTACATCCTCAAGGTCGGCGGCGGCTTCGAGAAGGCAATCGACGTCGACGGGTTCGTCTGGACGGCATACATCGTGATGCTCGCTATCCACATCCTGCTATCCGCGGTGTCCGTGCCCGTCGTCGTTCACGCCGTCGTCCTCGGGCTGACCCACTCTCCCGCCGAACTCAGAGAAACAATCCACGCCCGTGTGGGTCGTATCGCGGTCTCCGCCTGGGGGCTGAGCCTGTTCCTCGGGCTCGTCACCTACGTCATGTTGAACCACATCTACGGCTGGGTCCCTCGCTAGTATCGGGTTTCGCGTGTCGGGTGGCGAACGATTTTGCCGGCCGCCGCCGTAGGCCACGGCAATGACCACAATCAAGGACAGCGTCCACGACCACATTGAGGTTCAGGGCGTCGCGGCGGCGTTGCTCGACACGCCACCGGTCCAGCGGCTTCGGCACATCTCCCAGCTCGGCACGGTGACGCTCGTCTACCCTTCGGCGAACCACACTCGATTCGAGCACTCGCTGGGCGTCTATCACCTCGCGGACCGGGCACTGTCCCATCTTGGCATTGAGGGCCAGCAGGCCGAACGGGTCCGAGCCGCGGCGCTGCTCCACGACGTGGGGCATTCACCGTACAGCCACAACGTCGAGGCGCTCATCCACCGCCGGACGGGGAAGTACCACGACGACGTGGACGAACTGCTCGGTGACGGCTCTGTCGCGCGGGTGCTCTCAGAGCACGGCCTCAACCCGGACCGCGTGGCTGACCTCGTTGCTGGCGAGGGCGAACTGGGGCAGCTCGTCTCCGGCGAACTGGATGTCGACCGGATGGACTATCTGGTCCGCGACGCCCACCACACGGGCGTTCCCTACGGTACTATCGACCACGAGCGGCTGGTCCGAGAGCTGTGTTTCGTCGACGGGGAACTTGTCCTCGATGAGGGCAATGTCCAGACGGCCGAATCGCTCCTGCTCGCGCGGGCACTGATGAATCCCACCGTCTACCAGCACCACGTCGCCCGCATCGCCAAGTCGATGCTGCGCCGCGGGACCGAGGAATTACTCGCTGCGACTGACACGACAGCCGAGACGCTTCGCAGGTGGGACGACAACGACCTGCTCGTGGCGCTCAGGCAGTGCGAGGCGACGGCGGCGTACGCACGGCGGCTGACCCAGCGAGACCTGTACAAGCGGGCCGTCTGGGCGGAGTGGCAGGCCGTGCCCGATGAGGTGCTGGCGGCCGATCACAACGCTGTCGGGACGATGGAGCAGGCTATCGCCGACGAAGCGAACGTCGATAGTGACGCCGTTGTACTCGACATTCCGCCCGAACCGTCGATGACCGAATCCAGCAGCCGCGTCCTCGTCAACGGCGAGGTCCGCCGTCTCGGCGAACAGTCGACGCTGGTCAACGCCATCCGCGCCGCCCAGCGCGACCAGTGGCGGCTCGGCGTCTATGCCCCCGAATCTGAGAGCGAACGGGTCGGTGCGGCGGCGATCCGCGAGTTGGGACTCGACCTCGACGGAGCTAGGGTCCGGGACGTGCGGACTGGTATCCATGCGACCCTCGATGAGTTTAACTGAGAGAGCGGGCGAACAGGGAACATGATTCTTGAAGGGACGATTCTGACGGGACGGTCGTTCGAGGCTATCGAGGGCCGCGTCGTCGTTGAAGACGGGGAGATAGTCGCTATCGAGGAAACTGCGGTCGACAGCGACGACATCGTGGTGCCAGCGTTCGTCAACGCTCACACCCACATCGGCGATTCAATCGCCAAGGAGGCCGGGGAGGGGCTCTCGCTCGAAGAACTCGTTGCCCCACCGGGCGGCCTGAAACACCGATTGCTCCGCGATGCGAGTCGAGACGAATTAGTGGCCGCAATGGAGCGGTCGCTGTCGTTCATGGAGCAGGCCGGGACTGGTGCGTTTATCGAGTTTCGGGAGGGCGGCGTTGATGGCGTCCGCGCGATACAGGACGCGCTAGCGGGGTCAAACCTCGACAGCGTGATTCTCGGACGCGAGACGACCGATGCAATGGAGCTGGCTGATGGGTTCGGCGCGAGCGGAGCCAACGACAGCGAATTTGGGGCGGAACGGCGCGCGACCAAGCAGGCCGGGAAGCTGTTCGGCATCCACGCCGGCGAGGTCGATAGCTCCGATATCAACCCCGCGCTCGACCTCGACCCGGACTTCCTCGTCCACATGGTTCACGCCGAGTCACTGCATCTCGAACGGGTC includes the following:
- a CDS encoding DUF58 domain-containing protein — its product is MRTRETTQRNVGVSAALVAGGAGIVTGNPAVFMVAAVALVYAAYQAAIGDPEPTLTVERHVEPTDPLPGAEVTVTLTLTNDGDATLPDVRVLDGVPERLEVIDGTPRFGTHLEAGASDSVTYTVEARRGDHAFTDVAIVCRNLTGTVEFAEQVSVETTLSCSASVDTVPLSGQTLAQSGRVPTDAGGNGLAFYAIREHQSSDPMSRVDWNRLAKTNELATVEFKETRAATVITLVDSRHSIAGEVNAPTAVQFCAYAAQQVGSALLGMDNRVGAAVYDSCETLQPSANRAQEQRLEAFLREVVSGSSGTRGSSLLDTSTRSRRMQSPTKMADRYGIADGGDAVATLDRSIPSESQVVFCTPLLDDRAADAAKRLAAYGHAVTVVSPDMTTGDSPGRTVEQIDRTARLDTLRGTVRVVDWTPTEPLAKALIRATERWA
- a CDS encoding DUF4129 domain-containing protein, which produces MSTKLVRAALALLCAVAVLFGTALFPGAIGVKFESSGPLDSRASGPATPDGTAPDEIDGGPTPVATSDGVETTPRVTSDEPAATATPTPTETATETPAAGDGEDSGSPILVKLFGLALIGGFGVVAVGVIRAASNAESDGSTDAGLQLHPILDELVGTVVSAISNGTIGRTIGRIPQVTTAALLSGSSALSRVGAGISAVSGGILTGLATGVGSVGTMSLRGVAGLPSALGSLSVAPFKALSGFGGTGGFLTSVRSGVDSPSLFGSSDSKASGSAAAESTAEADDGPDIDSLSVQEAWALLADRVSVSDPETATPGEYARRAIDSGLPAEPVRRLTVRFREVEYGGRPATGDRVESARTALRQLLNGGDD
- a CDS encoding M48 family metalloprotease; translated protein: MRTLTRRMLWTLLLLLAVDIAVVATAAVLLTPWLAPVRDVVASHLPFGGASARIAWWVAVLAPALVAFVWAQLRYTSAQTMAEVDARIVGPEEYPELYERVQRLAQLADLTPPRIAVTDTDVPNSFAIGTLGGATVVVSEGLLSTLDGDELDAVLAHELMHVANRDATVMTLASFLPSLTNGEYDPLADLLPGGSRYALGLVALGFAYVFSARVLAAPFGSLSFTLGFLFLFAVTVLLGSVALGVFTAPVVVLGRSLSRAREFAADRSAAQLTGDPAALVEALETLDGGGHGRPGTDKRSAYAGVRGLCFLPYGFDTEASSDSLSIETRSHPPTAERIERLQSVARSLETGP
- a CDS encoding NAD(P)/FAD-dependent oxidoreductase — protein: MPTDREEVIIVGGGVAGLSAAIYTARADLSTRIISTGESILNRNAHLENYPGFPAGINPRLLLELMRAQARRAGVWFIDGEAEQVTETEEGFEVACADDESYDATYLIAASWSDPSYLEGLDLSFIDRGSKQFISTDEQGRTDVEGLYAAGRLAEQHHQTIVAAGHGAQVGLTLLEDADIDFYHDWTAPEGYFTDRDRPVPPGCEEIDEAERKKREQESLEVMRRYFEEPMPGEPTMHPSVDQDSD
- a CDS encoding proteasome-activating nucleotidase, with translation MTDTVDEVDMPYDDDASQQQKIEALQERLEVLESQNEEMRDKLLDANAENNKYQQKLERLTHENKKLKQSPLFVATVQELSSDGVIIKQHGNNQEALTEVTDEMREDLEPDDRVAVNNSLSIVKQLDDETDVRARVMQVDQSPDVTFADIGGIEEQMEEVRETVEMPLKSPEMFEDVGIDPPSGVLLHGPPGTGKTMLAKAVANETDATFIKMAGSELVHKFIGEGAKLVRDLFELARQEEPAVVFIDEIDAIAAKRTESKTSGDAEVQRTMMQLLSEMDGFDDRGDIRIIAATNRFDMLDRAILRPGRFDRLIEVPNPDIEGRKQIFQIHTRSMNVADDVDFETLAEDIQDASGADVKATCTEAGMFAIRDDRTEVTMADFHNAWEKIQQEETDDEDVSRTFA
- a CDS encoding DUF420 domain-containing protein, with protein sequence MAVADTLQSRARARPRLVTAVVSVVGYALVFGAFGGVLPLPEFSNDTVILLGDAIAVVNSIALLAIIVGVYFIKNNQVQKHRAAMLTAFTLIMVFLALYILKVGGGFEKAIDVDGFVWTAYIVMLAIHILLSAVSVPVVVHAVVLGLTHSPAELRETIHARVGRIAVSAWGLSLFLGLVTYVMLNHIYGWVPR
- a CDS encoding HD domain-containing protein, translated to MTTIKDSVHDHIEVQGVAAALLDTPPVQRLRHISQLGTVTLVYPSANHTRFEHSLGVYHLADRALSHLGIEGQQAERVRAAALLHDVGHSPYSHNVEALIHRRTGKYHDDVDELLGDGSVARVLSEHGLNPDRVADLVAGEGELGQLVSGELDVDRMDYLVRDAHHTGVPYGTIDHERLVRELCFVDGELVLDEGNVQTAESLLLARALMNPTVYQHHVARIAKSMLRRGTEELLAATDTTAETLRRWDDNDLLVALRQCEATAAYARRLTQRDLYKRAVWAEWQAVPDEVLAADHNAVGTMEQAIADEANVDSDAVVLDIPPEPSMTESSSRVLVNGEVRRLGEQSTLVNAIRAAQRDQWRLGVYAPESESERVGAAAIRELGLDLDGARVRDVRTGIHATLDEFN
- a CDS encoding amidohydrolase family protein; translation: MILEGTILTGRSFEAIEGRVVVEDGEIVAIEETAVDSDDIVVPAFVNAHTHIGDSIAKEAGEGLSLEELVAPPGGLKHRLLRDASRDELVAAMERSLSFMEQAGTGAFIEFREGGVDGVRAIQDALAGSNLDSVILGRETTDAMELADGFGASGANDSEFGAERRATKQAGKLFGIHAGEVDSSDINPALDLDPDFLVHMVHAESLHLERVADSEIPVVVCPRSNIVTDVGRPPVEELADRTTVALGTDNVMLNSPSMFREMEFTAKLYDLSAREVLRMATVNGAEIAGLGGGLIKTGQPGRLLVLDGDSDNLAGAQNPVRAVVRRAGTADVRRVIQPMTE